The DNA region ACACCGTTCAAAATTGTGCTTACAATGCCTCTTGGATTTTAACTAACGGAAACTTTTGCTTCTTACACGAACCAGCTGATAAGGTCGATCGCATCTAAGATCGATGCACCACTCATTTTTGCTTATATGAGCTGATTATTATTCATCATTTCCcctagttatattttttaatgcatttaCTGCATTAGTGTTGCTttgctaataatttttttttataattgcagtgtattaaaattaaacaactattttagtttttcataaGTTGTACTCAGCCTAGTGCGAGGAACACGTGCATCCTTAGCTTTGAACCTGGAAATGAAAGACGTATAAAACaaagttttatttaaagaattttgtTAAATGCTGACctagtaatattaaataaaatatatttaattacctCTTAAAATATTACATGTTTCATAGTTATTTTAAAGAGCATTAAAGATTTTATGTTTTAAACgaattaattactattttaaactttgaactttatttaaatttttattcgattctttaactattttcttcagtttaattatttaacttatatttttatataaaatttatcttttcattAACTTTTAATACAACTGAGTTCTTATAGAAAACTAGATTATTTCACCTccatctttctctttctctttctcttctctctccgaGCACCGCCAACAAGCTTTTGTTCATAATTCTCTCACTGTCTTCATAATCATATAGGCTCTaattaacttcttttattttattaagactctctctctcctatATTCCTAATATAATCACCGTCTAAACATTCATGCTTTCTGCTAGAAAGACCCACACCAATAACCTTTACCAGTTATACTTCTCCAAATCAAAATTAAGTGTTTATTTAGATTGGTGATGATTTGAATTTACCAAGATTTTTGGAAgcaaataatagttattttggTGGTGAATTCATCTTGATTTTGTGTGTTTGGTccctatattaaaattaaaaatgtgaatGCATTACACATATAAGaaccaattataaaaaatacactaAGGGGGCAAATTAAAGAATACATGTAtaggaatcaaattaaaatgtaaGAGTATTAGAGACGACCTCATAACAATAGGAACCAAATCAATAACATTTACACTCATGATTCCTTggtagaaaaaaagaagaagaaatacatGGATAATAtgatgggaaaaaaaaaagataaatgaaaatagatgatagatgaaataaaaataaacatatttgatttagcaggattaaaaaatagataaatagttaaataaaataagaaaaaaaaaaccttatggtgtcatttttttctttctcatttttctcagacactcattttttttttcttgcttatttctttcttctccatTTTATTGCTCCTTTAATTTACCATAAAAAAGGTTACAGTGACGGGCTTAATAACTTTTTACCATAGGTATAGAAATTAAATCAATAACTTTTTCCCACCTGATTTAGCTTACATGtaggatatttttttatttagaagatgaaaatcaatatcatctcaaagataaaataattaaaacttatactTCAAGcttatttaaaagaatatttactatcaatctttataaaataaagagagCCTTATCTGTTCTGTTAATAAAAAACCAACACATGTTAGTAAAAAATCTAACACgtttaaagtaaaagaaatcatatttactttaaatCTCATATAATTGGGCTGACCCtgataaaaatagaatatttttaaaaattacaataaaatataaaatatataagtcccgcagaaaagtataaaatttgcTCCAATTTCTCACCTTTCATCCAAAACAAAAGAGAGTCTTAAGGACCTAATGGCGCAAGGCTGATATATATTGCATAGGgttctttaaataatattatcctTGGAAACGGTGCCGGTCATATTAATGCATCAATGCTCAGACCAATTTGACATATTAAAAACATTTCTTGGAGTCCTCGAAGACCAACTGCAACTACAAGCGTGCGGGACTTGTTTATTTTTGGATCGTACTGtatgatttatataatttttttgcattaaaaaatattttcttagtaTTAGATTCAATAAAACTTCATTCTTGTTTTGCACGTGATGGCTTTCCTAATTGTAGGTCTGTGAGTTTTCTAATCGATCTGTGGGCAGTGAGCTAgcctcttttattttaaaaatatatatttgatgtcCTCTAAGATTTTATAActtattgttataaaatattgatataaTTGTTAATTGATAATCAATCATTTTAGTCCCAAAAACATATTTCATCATCAGTTTTTTAAAGATGGTTTAtctgttattttaattctaccaTTAAAAAGCTTtagtttaaattaatgtttatgCTTACAAGACATGTTACTTACTTATATGGCAAATGATAATGTACATGTATATAATATGTTACATGAATGACAAGATTGACGTGTTcaatttaaacttatttaaagaaaaaactaaaaatttctaaaaatatttgaaaattgaatcaatccgatattttttgaatttgtatACGAATAATATTATGATCAATTGgtccatttcaatttctggtTTATGTCTTTGGAATCTATCCAAATCGATTTGAATTGCATATGATTGTAAAGTTATgccatttaatttgtttttatttttaattaatcactCTATACAATACTCAAGTATGCATTTTAGTACTGTTATGcccttttatgattttattttttcaataaaagaaaactgAAGTAATGAAATGTATACGAAACTAAGCAATTTCTTTCAGAATTGTAGTTTgttgttaataataaatatgttttttattcttacatGCTCAAACAGGCTTTGTTAACCTTATTTGTTGAATTATGCGTTATGcgaaaataattaaacatattatGAATGAACCTTGTGGAGTCGACTCTTTAAAGCTTCCACTCTTTTGATAAATAGTAGGTACTATTAATTAGACAAGTTCTTCTATaagatattaataatataattgttgtcatgtattttttttttcttttataagatattaataatataattattgtgtAAATGTCAAATTCAAGCCTTGGATTATGACTCAATTAATTACTAGCAGGTTTTACAATATTGCGTCAAttacaaaaaccaaaataaatgtaataaattgatataatgatagcataaataaaaatattgataattgaagtatatcaataaacaaaaataatagtgaAATATTTATTGACAGAAATGAAAGTGTCATAGTCTAAATCTAACACATgtatatatgaaataatattatataaattttaaactttttagtgTTGTAACTTTTTCTAGATTAGACAATTAAACCGTATAGGTGATTGGTTAGATGGTATATCTCTAATATTTCAAGTAAGGTTTCTGACtcttctaaaaaaaagaagaaggtttctgacttcaatttttgtgtttgaaaataattttcataaagAGAGATAATCTCTTTATATTGTATGGATATAAATTTTTGACAcaaacaaaattgttttaaaattataattaacctCTATTAATTTAATCCTTCAATTAATGCAATTGATCATGACGTTaagttattcttttaaaatttttgtgatATTAAACAAATCCTTTGAGTGTAAACAGACACAAGAAAAATTAACAAGATTAAACTAATCAATAACTTTATGGATAACATCaatatatgatataataaaaaacacCAATAATGTGTTCAAATATATACATCATGTTCCATATGTTTTTAGCAgccatatattataataatcaacCTTGGCTGCAACTTGAGGTAAAAGCATGTTCAAAGTTACATCTCTTAATTTCCATCTATAAATAAACCTACTTTGCATCGTTACAACTCACAAATCACAATACAAAGCGTCTCTTACGTACTTGCCAAAGAGGAACAAAAGTGTTTGAGTGTTGATAGCATCATCAAGAAGAAGTTGTAAAGATGTTAGGGCTATTTGACAAGAGCCACAAGATCAAGGGCACTGTGGTGTTGATGCCCAAAAGTGTCTTGGACATTAACGACTTGAATTCAGTCAAAAATGGCGGAGTTGGTGGCGTTGTCTCTGGTATCTTTGGCGCCGTCGCCGACGTAACCGGCCAAATAGTTGATACTGCAACTGCCATCTTTTCCCGGAACGTCTCCTTCAAGTTGATCAGTGCTACCTCCACTGATGGTTTGTTTCTTATCTCTTCCCATTGTTTCTCTCTGCCATGCTTAGTtgcttacactttttttttttgaagatatTTCTAACCCATCACTactcttaaaatataaattaaagaattaagaagtcaaatcaaacatatttttagaattctaatcttttaaaaataaaaataatttttaaaaaataaaaacaggaaatgaaaacagaaaatgaaaatacaaactaAATACACCCTTAATTATCCTTAAAAgctaaaagaataaataatgtatAGTGTAACTGTCATCATCCGGTTAGAAAGTAAGCGCATTAAATTTCAATGagattatttacttttatattttgttaaaattcataaaaattaattatagtaattttttactatacattaaactttcttttccgtaaatttttcactattttaaaaagttataatttttaaatttaatttgatcattttatcCTAAATATAAATTGTTTGTTTCTACTCATTTATTTGAGTTACATATCtttttataagtttaaattGAGTTTAATTTCCATTCATTatcaatgtaaatattttttcttgttgaaaatttatttagatataacttttaaaatgattattattaaatttaatagaattttcatgattggataataatatgaaagaatttatattcttcaattcatttttttgtcttttatttaaatttaaaaatattcatagatATTTGTCAATTCTATGCATATATACAAGTTTCCCATgtaacgttttttttttcttttcatgatcAGGACAGCTTTCTGTCAATAGTTTAtaaattatgtataaaattatttatgcatgtatcactttttaaatattattgtttgcTCAAAGACactcatcttttttcattttctttttggttttatttgTATGTTTTTCTGTAGCAAAgggaaatgggaaagttggaaaCGAAACCTTTTTGGAGAAGCATCTTCCGACGCTACCAACCTTGGGAGATAGAAGGGATGCATACGATATTCATTTCGAATGGGATGCTAACTTTGGAATTCCAGGAGCATTTTACATCAGAAACTACACCTATGATGAGTTCTTCCTTGTCAGTGTCACTCTTGAGGACATTCCAAATCATGGAACCATTCACTTCGTCTGTAACTCATGGGTTTACAACTTTAAAGACTACGACAAAAAGGATCGTATTTTCTTTGCCAATAAGGTAAGTGTAGctccattatttatttatatatgtagtcttaatcattttttaaatgagaAAATTATTTCATGAAATTAAATGTATTGTAGACATATCTTCCAAGTGCAACACCGGGTCCATTAGTTAAGTATAGAGAAGAAGAGTTGAAGATTTTAAGAGGAGATGGAACGGGAGAGCGCAAGGAACATGAAAGGATCTATGATTATGATGTCTACAATGATTTGGGTAATCCAGATGAAGATGTAAAGCTTGCTCGTCCAGTTCTTGGAGGCTCCAGCACCTATCCTTATCCTCGTAGGGTTAGAACTGGTAGAAAAGCCACCAAGAAAGGTTAGACtttgtcttttcttttatcatgtTGTGATTACTTAATTTAATAAGGAAATTGATACAGGGGACCAAGTTGTTGGTCGAAATCTtttgaataaaacaaataatattacaatGTGGTTGgtaagaagagaaagagaagaaatatattttaatgggggaaaagaataagaaggagaGGTCTCATTGTTTATAGTTTAGTCAAGAGAAAGAAGAGACATTGGTATAATTTGAACAAGAGAAATATATGGTATACCTTATTCggtttataaagaaaaataagagaaaaatcaccttatttgatttgtaaaggagaaaaaaataatatagtttttatatttttataaactataataaaataatgaaaagatgaataaaattttaagaaactttCGTCttcacaatttaaaatttaattataatcacttttcttctttttcaaaatttcttaatatttgAGGATTTAAATCgtaaaggaaattaaaaagaaaagtcaTGTATTATTATTTGTGTGATTTTGTGATATAGACTTGACAAAAAGTAACTTTTTTTGTGTggtttattttttgggtacgcAATTTGACATGTTCTTCTGAATTTTTTTGCTGATATTTCTGCTAATATTATGAACTATTCGATTCTTAACAGATCCTAAAAGCGAGAGACCAGCAAGCGAGCTTTACATGCCAAGAGATGAAAAATTCGGTCACTTGAAGTCATCAGATTTCCTCACATATGGAATAAAATCATTATCTCAAAAGCTCTTACCTTCGCTCGAAAACGTTTTTGATTCAGACCTCACATGGAATGAGTTTGATAGCTTTGAAGAAGTAAGAGACCTGTATGAAGGTGGAATTAAGGTTCCAACAGTTGTTCTTAGCGACATTAGCCCCATACCAATCTTCAAGGAAATCTTTCGCACTGATGGTGAAAGTGTCCTTCAATTTCCACCACCTCATGTAGTCCAAGGTACCTTAATTAGAATTTAATACTCACGCACTAGTTAATTAACAGCTTAAagcaaattttatattatcaattaattaaaaatcacttttaatataatttttaaaataattattaataaagtcAACAAATTAAAACTCATCATACATATTGATTTGtgatcatataaaattattatactatCAATGTTAACctatttctttcaaaataattaatctcatttgataattaattattttcttttatggttTGAGCAGTTACTAAATCTGCATGGATGACCGATGACGAATTTGCAAGAGAGATGATTGCAGGTGTAAACCCAAATGTAATTCGTCTTCTTAAAGTAAGTCCAAAAtccaaatattttattgttaattaatcAGTGAATAATGCTAAAGTGTTTATAATATATTGCCCCCTATCTGACTATTGgacattttttctcatttttaatacTGGCAGGAGTTCCCCCCACAAAGCAAGCTGGATCCCTCTCTCTATGGTGATCAATCTAGTACAATAACAAAAGAACATTTGGAGATTAACATGGATGGGGTAACAGTAGAAGAGGTAATGATATACATGCGTGCTAGCTCCACTATAAAATGcatattaactttttattagCCATAATGATTTTTTCTATATTCCCTACAACAACTTATTCTTTTgaggaaaatataaatttcgACATGACTGGAAACATATGGGGTACATCATATATAGCTGATGCAACTACACGGATCACATGAATTAATATACTAAACAGAAAAAATTAAGCAAGGGTTGAATGAAAAAAAGTgttaaatacattaaatatgttagagatgataatataatattgaaGTGATATTGTTTGTGATTCAAATTAAGCTATGAAACAAAGTGATcactgaatttaattttttggaacaGGCACTTAATGGTCAGAGATTATTCATATTAGATTATCAAGACGCATTCATGCCATATTTGACAAGGATAAACGCACTACCTTCTGCAAAGGCTTATGCCACAAGGACAATCCTGCTCTTGAAAGATGATGGGACTTTGAAGCCACTTGCTATCGAATTGAGCAAGCCACATCCAAGTGGAGATAATTTGGGTGCCGAGAGCAAAGTGGTCTTGCCTGCAGACCAAGGTGTTGAAAGCACAATTTGGCTATTGGCCAAGGCTCATGTTATTGTAAATGACTCGGGCTATCATCAACTCATGAGCCACTGGTATGAACTTTATTTGCTAGCCAGCAACATTTGTAAACATGCTTactattattaattactatttttaaatgcttgagcttaataattatatctgtACTGTAAATGTAAATTTTCTATCAATAAAgaataatcaatattatatcACCTTTAAAGTAGTTATTATAATACTGAACAAACTTACATATGTGAAGGTTTATGATTCAATCTGTTGAGCAAAAGTTTAATACTATAAGTGTATACATTGTTTattctaattgtttttttatacttgGGGTTACAGGTTAAATACTCATGCAGTGACAGAGCCCTTCATCATAGCAACAAACAGGCGTCTCAGTGTGCTTCACCCCATTTATAAACTTCTTTATCCTCACTATCGTGACACCATAAATATCAATGGACTTGCTAGGAATGCCCTAATTAATGCTGGTGGCGTTATAGAGGAATCATTTTTGCCTGGACGGTATTCTATCGAGATGTCTTCAGCTGTTTACAAGAATTGGGTTTTCACTGACCAAGCATTACCGGTCGATCTCATCAAGAGGTAATCTTACTGAATATAAAATTACtataagaaaaagataaaaataatgtatGCCCTTATAATTCatcaaatcataaatttttattatcttaaaagttatgtctattataattttttattggttgacagTGTAAAATAAATGTTGAAAGAAAAGTAAATATAGGATTTTAAGTTAAAAGCATTTAAGATTTGAAATGTAATGTGGCTTATAATAGAAGCATGAACTTGTTCAATCGtgggactaaaaaaatagaaatataccATTCTAATGAAGGCATAAATTGAGAGAGGCTAGCTTGTTGAATTTGtcaataacattttattttgtgcttTATTCAGAGGAATGGCAGTTGAGGATCCATCCTCTCCCCATGGCCTTCGTCTTGCGGTAGAGGACTACCCATATGCTGTTGATGGACTAGAAATATGGGATGCTATTAAGTCATGGGTCCAAGAGTATGTTTCCTTGTATTACCCAACAGATTTGGCAATTCAACAAGATACTGAACTCCAAGCATGGTGGAAGGAAGTTGTTGAGAAGGGTCATGGTGACTTAAAAGACAAGCCTTGGTGGCCTAAAATGCAGACTCGTCAAGAGCTTATTCAATCATGTTCTACTATCATATGGATTGCTTCAGCTCTCCATGCAGCTGTTAATTTTGGACAATACCCTTATGGTGGTTTTATCCTAAACCGTCCAACTCTTAGCAGAAGATGGATTCCAGAACCAGGAACCAAAGAATATGATGAGATGGTGGAGAGTCCCCAAACGGCTTATTTGAGAACCATTACACCGAAGCGCCAAACCATTATTGATCTTACGGTGATAGAGATATTGTCAAGGCATGCTTCTGATGAGATCTACCTTGGGGAGAGAGACAATCCTAATTGGACATCTGATTCAAAGGCATTAGAAGCATTCAAAAAGTTTGGAAGCAAGCTGGCAGAAATTGAGGGAAAAATCACAGCGAGAAACAAGGattcaaataagaaaaatcgcTATGGACCAGTTCAGCTGCCATACACATTGCTCCTTCCTACAAGTGAGGAAGGGTTGACTTTCAGAGGAATTCCCAACAGTATCTCTATCTAAGGAGTGTGTGGTTACCTTTTGGATCAATCTACTTTCTAGTAACACAAATAATGCTTGTCAGTGTATGTGTGGTTATTTTGTGTATATTTGTACCAGTGTATATTTGGAATTATGTGCTCTTGATTTGAATCTTTAACTCACTTTATTTGTATTTAGTTCGTGTTATGCTtgatatatagattttttttttttttttactgatagCACAAATCTTTGAGTATTAATAACGTACATaagataaatatatcttttttcttaatacaatttattttatatactatgatcaattaaaatttaaatcttaaatcaCTTAATTAAAAACACAACTTATTATAGAAAAGTAGAATTAAGTAGATACGTTTATTTCAGTTTGCTGATGAAAGcacaactagaaaaaaaaaatgcaaaatagcCACTGAATATTGAAACACCAAATATTTCAGTTGTTAGCAACAAACAATTTGCTATTTTTAGTTCAGTGTTTTCTATGTAGTGAAGTAATCCTGTTCAGGTTATCTAGAATTATTATGGCAGAAAATTCTTTATGCATGTAACTCATCatatttacataataatatatCTATGATAATATATGACTCTCTTAAGTTTGAAAACTgtatttatttcttgaaagaaaaatatttttaagataataaataaattttcactaaataattctattaacaaataaatgtttaaaagtaaaatataaaattcatttttgattgttagttttttttgtcaaacaaacaagtttataatttttaacttaattaagaataacaaataaatatttaaaagtgaaatataaaatttatttttgattgtaaattctttttaatcaaataaataaatttataatttttaaggtaataaaaaattatttaacacttaaatataaattacgataataattttgataaacatattcattttagttataataaaattataattcataagATAATAGAATAACTTTTtgataaaagtatttttgatttaataattagTTTGAAGACCTGTTTAGATAAACTTGTGCATAAGCActcatgagagaaaaaaaaatgaaataattttatctacATACTAAAAATAGCTTATATGTatgaattataaatatttttttagagaaaacttatatgagaaaaattttataaattaatttacacaaaagttaatttttttctcctaaaaaAACTTGTCCAAAGTTATAAAGAATACTAAACACTTAAGTTGGATCTACAGCATAAATAGACTTTGtgctaaaatataatataaatttaaagttgGTAAGCATCAGGTATATTAtgtgattattttcaaaatttaagtgAAATACACTGGTAGTGTAAAATGAAAGttcaaattttacattaatatctaattttagattataattaaaatttattaattattttaaaagtcatattttgTCTTAAATAGAGatgatttgttttatatatttaagactCAACTTTGATAAATCGTTTTTTAAAAGTAAGTGtgttaatttaatttggattacaatttaaaaaattgagttcAACTTAAGTTTAGTTAAACGTAGATTTcgtataattttataaacttaagtttaattaaaaatttggatAATATTAACTGAAAATACTTtcaaatgtataattttataaagttaAGTTTAATTAAGCTAGAACAAGTTCAGACCATCCATGTGCTGGGTGgtataattaattactatataaaatatgtatgtattttataatgtgatattaatattatttaattacgaGAAAAAgttactttaaattttattatgttattcaattataattgattatgtatgataagtttattgatttttataataattactttaaaaattatattaacgtgattttgtaattgaatgaaaacttaaaaatattttaattaattaacttttaagcATTTTTAAActgataatatattattattacttttttttgaaaaaatggtgCTAGAgtactataaattaaaaataaaagagtttaaaagAAGTATGCTTAACATAAAACACATAGATCAATTGATACATGGTTATATTCGTTTATTTGAGCTCaagttttaaatacataatataatttatgtcaAACACTTTTCATGAAAAACTTTTCTGGATCCAAGTTAAAGGAATGTTATGGTAAAATTTAGTTTGGAACGCAGTGATAAAAAACAACTTGCTACTTGAAAGACCTCATTTAATTTTGGTCATtgaataattagaaaaaaaataaagttactaatttttatagaacaaaatttgaaaacaaatagCTTAAAATTAAGTTGGTAGGGGGGCTTTTTTATAGCTTAAGTGAAGAAGTTTATTCAAGCAATTTTCTATTCGAATTCCAATGcaacaaaaaatacattttctgaATTTTCCACTGATTTCCCAATTTGAGTGTCTTCGCAAACTTTCCCATTAAATAATGCTAGcatatattagtttattttaattttatttatttattgcaaactcttaatttattttaaaaataaataaaaattatcaaccAGCTTTTAACCTAAAGGgactttaaaactaaaaaataataaaaataaaattatcaaacagTTTATTTTTAAAGCTCTTATTTTGAGCTTTAACTTTAAAGGTagcttttaaactaaaaaaggtATGGCGCCATACATAACCTAAATACGTACATACATGagatattttacttattttaattattgtacatttagatatttatattattcagtatttttttcaaataataaaaaaacaatgaatgTAAGCAGGGATATATGTAATATTACTTAagcaattattaattaaaagagaatttaaaataatttaagcatataaaaatttgcaattcgtataattaattaagtatttatttatttttcagaaactattattaataaaatgaaactaTACAATGAAGCAGTAATTAACATCAAACTGTTTAAAATGTtgcattgatttgatttgatactatatcaacttgaataaaaaatgtGCTTTCTTATGATCACGTGCACATGTATCCGCTCACAACCAACTTCTTATTCATTAATCCAtgtatttaatttatgtaaccccaacaaacaaaaaaataaaaatccctGCATTTTCCAGCAACTGAGCGGTTAGATATATATAGTAGCCAAATCTAATTATCAATTAATGCCTTGATGTGTAACTTGAATCTGCAAGTTaaataatagatttaaatatttttttattcttgtaatttatttatatattacttttaatttttataaaaaaaatatttttactttagtcCTTATGATTTAGAgttgttatatttttagttcttgctatcttttttccttaaaaaaatgtgGCATGGAACATTGATAATGAATGTTTTAAATCAatcgatttttctttttttttatcctttacccctttttgcaaatttaCCCTTACTCCATCTTCTTCCTTTTCGTTTCTTCCATTGGACGACACACAGCACCACTGCAAGCCGCCGCCATAACCTCCACGACTACTGTGACTATGGCAACATGAGGGGTGCCAAATCAGCCGGGCCCCCGTcctttttcaaattagtttttttattaggtaattaaaaaaatattagataattaTTATGCTTGGAAATTTAagtatgtaaattatattatttaaatagtaataaaatattttattatttatgtaatatttGTTCTGCTTTTATAATATGtcgtttttattattattaggcaTAAGTCCTTGAATTTGgggtttgtatattttttaggccctaaaatttaaaattattttttctcttattttttataaattactttttttaatctgtataataaattgacattttgtgatgatttttagttgaaataaattaatttttactttttaattgttcgaatttgtattttaaaattatcacaaagtgttaaaaattattctaaagtgtcaatttattatgttaaaaattttaaaaatcaatcaaatttcaggacaaaatgataattaaatcttattattattactttaaaagttataaataattatctaTTTGTAATCAAATAATTCTATTAACCTTTCTTAATGAGTCAAACTTTACAGACACCATATATAAGATTGACTActtaaattttcaaacaaatCAACAAACATCCATCTTTCGATCCTAGTGGATAGACCTAGACCCACGTGttacaacaaatatttttcttcttcaattttttaactttc from Glycine soja cultivar W05 chromosome 8, ASM419377v2, whole genome shotgun sequence includes:
- the LOC114423939 gene encoding uncharacterized protein LOC114423939 translates to MFPECLKRLFSRSQKVKGRVVLMRKNVLDFNNLTSVVGIVGTSKSLIGSAVDGVTSLMGKSVCIQLISATKADANGNGIVGKKAYLEGIIASIPTLGAGQSAFNINFKWDSDMGIPGAFIITNHMNVEFFLVSLTLEDIPNQGTMHFVCNSWVYNYEDYKQNRIFFVNETYVPSETPGPLVTYREAELQALRGNGTGKRKEWDRVYDYDVYNDLGNPDSGENFARPVLGGSLTHPYPRRGRTGRKPTKKDSKSEKPGHVYVPRDEIFGHLKSSDFLSYGIKSLSRSFLPAIKSIFDLKFTPNEFGSFEEVRELCEGGIKLPTDILSKISPLPVLKEIFRTDGEDNLLKFSIPHLIQVNKSAWMTDDEFAREMIAGVNPCVIRLLQEFPPQSKLDPSVYGDQTSKLTEEHLKINLEGLTVDKAIEGQRLFILDHHDVFMPFLTRLNESKSTKAYATRTILFLKDDGTLKPLAIELSLPHSGGQHLGADSKVILPANQGVESTIWLLAKAYVVVNDSCYHQLISHWLNTHAVIEPFVIATNRNLSVLHPVYKLLFPHYRDTMNINALARQSLINADGIIEQSFLGGKYSMEISSEAYKAWVFPDQALPADLIKRGMATEDSSCPNGLRLVIEDYPYAVDGLEIWDAIKTWVQEYVSLYYATDDAVKKDSELQAWWKEVVEKGHGDLKDKPWWPKMQTLQELIQSCSTIIWIASALHAAVNFGQYPYGGFILNRPTLSRRLIPEKGTPEYDEMVKSHQKAYLKTITPKFQTLVNLSVIEILSRHASDEIYLGQRDNSPNWTSNSRAIEAFKKFGKKLAEIETKISERNNDPNLRNRTGPAKLPYTVLLPTSKPGLTFRGIPNSISIHHQEEVVKMLGLFDKSHKIKGTVVLMPKSVLDINDLNSVKNGGVGGVVSGIFGAVADVTGQIVDTATAIFSRNVSFKLISATSTDAKGNGKVGNETFLEKHLPTLPTLGDRRDAYDIHFEWDANFGIPGAFYIRNYTYDEFFLVSVTLEDIPNHGTIHFVCNSWVYNFKDYDKKDRIFFANKTYLPSATPGPLVKYREEELKILRGDGTGERKEHERIYDYDVYNDLGNPDEDVKLARPVLGGSSTYPYPRRVRTGRKATKKDPKSERPASELYMPRDEKFGHLKSSDFLTYGIKSLSQKLLPSLENVFDSDLTWNEFDSFEEVRDLYEGGIKVPTVVLSDISPIPIFKEIFRTDGESVLQFPPPHVVQVTKSAWMTDDEFAREMIAGVNPNVIRLLKEFPPQSKLDPSLYGDQSSTITKEHLEINMDGVTVEEALNGQRLFILDYQDAFMPYLTRINALPSAKAYATRTILLLKDDGTLKPLAIELSKPHPSGDNLGAESKVVLPADQGVESTIWLLAKAHVIVNDSGYHQLMSHWLNTHAVTEPFIIATNRRLSVLHPIYKLLYPHYRDTININGLARNALINAGGVIEESFLPGRYSIEMSSAVYKNWVFTDQALPVDLIKRGMAVEDPSSPHGLRLAVEDYPYAVDGLEIWDAIKSWVQEYVSLYYPTDLAIQQDTELQAWWKEVVEKGHGDLKDKPWWPKMQTRQELIQSCSTIIWIASALHAAVNFGQYPYGGFILNRPTLSRRWIPEPGTKEYDEMVESPQTAYLRTITPKRQTIIDLTVIEILSRHASDEIYLGERDNPNWTSDSKALEAFKKFGSKLAEIEGKITARNKDSNKKNRYGPVQLPYTLLLPTSEEGLTFRGIPNSISI